The following are from one region of the Halarcobacter sp. genome:
- a CDS encoding 2-isopropylmalate synthase, which produces MKFKKYRQYPIVQNFNRTWPDNQIENAPIYCSVDLRDGNQALVNPMGITEKLEYFNTLIKMGFKQIEVSYPSASQTDFDFTRKLIEENLIPDDVFIQILIPAKKEWIKKSVEAMKGVKNGIFHLYNPTNEFQKKVVFKKSDEEIISMAVEAMVYLKQLTKDFEGNVIYQYSPESFSQTDLGFALEICNSVIKVVEPTPNQKMIINLPNTLESCTANIYADRIEWMSSNLNYRDSIILSVHPHNDRGTSVASAELAILAGAQKVEGTLFGNGERAGNLDLVNFAFNIYSQGINPNLDLSFIDEVKKMYEKRTNLNIHSRHPFVGDMIFTAFSGGHQDAIKKGIDFYRKENCKEWNVPYLLIDPKDINRGYEDVIRVNSQSGKGGVKFIIEEFFSTKLSNEESIKFGQIIKLLSDKLQRELTKDEIISAYKSEMK; this is translated from the coding sequence ATGAAATTTAAAAAATATAGACAATATCCTATTGTCCAAAATTTTAATAGAACTTGGCCAGATAATCAAATAGAAAATGCACCAATATATTGCAGTGTTGATTTAAGAGATGGCAATCAAGCATTAGTAAATCCTATGGGAATAACTGAAAAGTTAGAGTATTTTAATACTTTAATAAAAATGGGTTTTAAACAAATTGAAGTAAGTTATCCAAGTGCTTCACAAACTGATTTTGATTTTACTAGAAAACTGATTGAAGAGAATCTAATTCCCGATGATGTTTTTATACAAATCCTAATACCTGCCAAAAAAGAGTGGATAAAAAAAAGTGTTGAAGCTATGAAAGGGGTAAAAAATGGAATATTTCATTTATATAATCCAACAAATGAGTTTCAAAAAAAAGTAGTCTTTAAAAAATCAGATGAAGAGATTATTTCAATGGCTGTTGAGGCAATGGTATATTTAAAACAATTAACAAAAGATTTTGAAGGAAATGTCATTTATCAGTATTCTCCTGAGAGTTTTTCTCAAACAGATTTAGGTTTTGCTTTAGAGATATGCAACAGTGTAATTAAAGTTGTTGAACCTACACCTAATCAAAAAATGATAATAAATCTTCCAAACACTTTAGAGTCTTGTACTGCTAATATATATGCAGATAGAATTGAATGGATGAGTAGTAATTTAAATTATAGAGATTCAATAATCTTAAGTGTTCATCCACATAATGATAGAGGCACATCAGTAGCTTCAGCAGAGTTAGCCATATTAGCAGGAGCACAAAAAGTAGAAGGTACTTTGTTTGGAAATGGTGAAAGGGCAGGGAATTTGGATTTGGTTAATTTCGCTTTTAATATTTATTCCCAAGGGATTAATCCTAATCTTGATTTATCATTTATTGATGAAGTAAAAAAAATGTATGAAAAAAGAACAAATTTAAATATTCATTCAAGACACCCTTTTGTTGGAGATATGATATTTACAGCATTTAGTGGTGGACATCAAGATGCAATAAAAAAAGGAATTGATTTTTATAGAAAAGAAAACTGTAAAGAGTGGAATGTTCCATATTTGTTAATTGATCCAAAGGATATAAACAGAGGTTATGAAGATGTTATTAGAGTTAATTCACAATCTGGAAAAGGTGGAGTGAAATTTATAATTGAAGAGTTTTTTTCAACAAAATTATCAAATGAAGAATCAATTAAATTTGGACAAATTATTAAGTTGTTAAGTGATAAATTACAAAGAGAATTAACAAAAGATGAGATAATCTCTGCATATAAAAGTGAGATGAAATAA
- a CDS encoding NAD-glutamate dehydrogenase domain-containing protein encodes MGTTSDMNAICSQLLTPEDLNISNELFNEVIQNNIVTHITDSQDSKSIKIYSTYQLFLSSITPILHDIGFMIVDEVTYNIRNGSKLIFVSRFNLRIFEDSELKRIEASKNNLEQTITKCLKDHSVKHSKVFSLVYNQNFDFRKLMLIRAFIEYLDQAVLTINSATILNTLTNHHIITDLFVEYFINRFDPKIKKRDEKIKVIEEKIEEKIKQIPQIMDDRILKLTFSFLQSLLRTNYFLEKETISLKIDTKCFGENLKGLQPNLENFIFHPDFYGVHLRMSNISRGGLRWSDRHDDYRQEVKSLMITQEGKNSIIIPDGSKGGFVINKDTSEVTKEYFTKIYSMYINANLDLVDNMIDGKVVQDEKIVAYDGEDPYFVVAADKGTAAMSDVANEIAISRNYWLGDAFASGGSNGYGHKDLGITARGALMSTKRFLVEMGMDMYKDSISVVGIGSMSGDVFGNGMIESDKFKLYGAIGHKEIFIDPNPDLEESFKERKRLFESKSGGWAHYDKSKISKGGGIFLRSDKEIELTAEMKKLFNTKKKVVSGEELCVLLLKMDVDLFFNGGVGTYVKASDENSIDIGDKQNEAVRIDATDLRAKIVCEGGNLGFTQRARIEYALNGGRINIDGIDNAGGVDTSDHEVNLKILLNTVSTHEDLCSEERQNTLKSMTDQVVKLVLDSNYNQSLAISLDERFSRKHLNNFLSAIEVLENHVDAFNRASFFIPKNENIHEVIDINDSIVRPVLCSLLSYSKIFIKKILLDSSLIDEQFALPYLYRYFPKSFISAYEHDILNHPLKREIIATKIADAIVNSQGCTFISDYEKLGNERFLLKIQSYLVAKRLFGGKEIRDKIYSQDYIMDVEKQYDLINKLEYILSASTRWMVKYLKKNQLDSAHILDHKKELFSLLEQVHNQKIEVLIEDDETFNLFFSVIDYLRFAIPAIVIRSSTNHQFKDVVIVFYSLIHEFNILDIIVALNKIKIANKNDLVLRNQVLQFIEFIVVHYTKKILNFQRINEEADVAFSNFINNEKDTFYKVRDTLDTFMTKDNKDIKEIAVTVNQMMVSLL; translated from the coding sequence ATGGGTACTACATCTGATATGAATGCGATTTGTTCGCAACTTCTTACTCCAGAAGATTTAAATATTTCCAATGAGTTATTTAATGAAGTTATTCAGAACAATATAGTTACTCACATCACTGATAGTCAAGATTCAAAAAGTATAAAAATATATTCAACTTATCAACTTTTTTTATCTTCTATAACTCCAATTTTACATGATATAGGGTTTATGATTGTAGATGAAGTAACTTATAATATTAGAAATGGTTCAAAGCTTATTTTTGTTTCAAGATTCAATTTAAGAATTTTTGAGGATAGTGAGTTAAAAAGAATAGAAGCTTCTAAAAATAATTTAGAACAAACAATTACTAAGTGTTTAAAAGACCATTCAGTTAAACATTCAAAGGTTTTTTCATTAGTATATAATCAAAATTTTGATTTTAGAAAACTTATGCTTATTCGAGCATTTATAGAGTATTTAGACCAAGCTGTTCTTACAATTAATAGTGCAACTATTTTAAATACCTTAACAAATCATCATATTATTACTGATCTATTTGTTGAGTATTTTATTAATAGGTTTGATCCAAAGATTAAAAAAAGAGATGAAAAGATAAAAGTTATTGAGGAAAAAATTGAAGAAAAAATTAAACAAATTCCTCAAATTATGGATGATAGAATTTTAAAACTTACATTTTCATTTTTACAATCTTTATTAAGAACAAACTATTTCTTAGAGAAAGAAACAATCTCTTTAAAAATTGATACAAAATGCTTTGGAGAAAACCTAAAAGGGCTTCAACCAAATCTTGAAAACTTTATTTTCCATCCAGATTTTTATGGTGTACATTTAAGAATGAGTAATATTAGTAGAGGTGGATTAAGATGGAGTGATAGACATGATGATTATCGTCAAGAGGTTAAATCTTTAATGATAACTCAAGAGGGTAAAAACTCTATTATTATTCCTGATGGTTCAAAAGGTGGATTTGTAATAAACAAAGATACCTCAGAAGTTACAAAAGAGTATTTTACAAAAATTTATTCAATGTATATTAATGCTAACTTAGATTTAGTTGACAATATGATTGATGGAAAAGTTGTACAAGATGAAAAGATTGTAGCTTATGATGGGGAAGATCCATATTTTGTAGTTGCTGCTGATAAAGGAACAGCAGCTATGAGTGATGTAGCTAATGAGATTGCAATTAGTAGAAACTACTGGCTAGGTGATGCTTTTGCAAGTGGTGGAAGTAATGGTTATGGTCATAAAGATTTAGGTATTACAGCCAGAGGGGCTTTAATGTCAACGAAGAGATTCCTTGTTGAAATGGGAATGGATATGTATAAAGATAGCATCTCTGTAGTTGGTATTGGTTCTATGAGTGGAGATGTTTTTGGTAATGGAATGATTGAGTCTGATAAGTTTAAACTTTATGGTGCTATTGGACACAAAGAGATATTTATTGACCCAAATCCAGATTTAGAAGAGAGTTTTAAAGAGAGAAAAAGACTATTTGAATCTAAATCTGGTGGTTGGGCTCATTATGATAAATCAAAAATCTCAAAAGGTGGTGGAATCTTTTTAAGAAGTGACAAAGAGATTGAATTAACTGCTGAGATGAAAAAACTATTTAATACAAAGAAAAAAGTTGTAAGTGGTGAAGAGCTTTGTGTACTTTTATTGAAAATGGATGTTGATTTATTCTTTAATGGTGGAGTTGGTACATATGTTAAAGCAAGTGATGAAAACTCTATTGATATTGGTGATAAACAAAATGAAGCTGTTAGAATAGATGCTACTGATTTAAGAGCAAAAATAGTTTGCGAAGGTGGAAACTTAGGTTTTACTCAAAGAGCTAGAATAGAATATGCTTTAAATGGTGGTAGAATCAATATAGATGGTATTGACAATGCAGGTGGAGTTGATACTTCAGACCATGAAGTAAACTTAAAAATCTTACTAAATACAGTTAGTACACACGAAGATTTATGTTCAGAAGAGAGACAAAATACTTTAAAATCTATGACAGACCAAGTTGTGAAATTAGTATTGGATAGTAATTATAATCAATCTTTAGCAATATCTTTAGATGAAAGGTTTTCAAGAAAACATCTAAACAATTTCTTAAGTGCTATAGAAGTATTGGAAAATCATGTTGATGCTTTTAATAGAGCATCTTTTTTTATTCCTAAAAATGAAAATATTCATGAGGTTATTGATATTAATGATTCTATAGTAAGACCTGTTTTATGTTCATTATTATCTTATTCAAAAATCTTTATTAAAAAAATATTATTAGATTCAAGCCTTATTGATGAGCAATTTGCTTTACCATATCTTTATAGATATTTCCCAAAATCATTTATAAGTGCTTATGAACATGATATTTTAAATCATCCACTAAAAAGAGAGATTATTGCAACAAAAATAGCTGATGCAATTGTAAACTCTCAAGGGTGTACTTTTATTAGTGATTATGAAAAGTTAGGAAATGAAAGGTTTTTATTAAAAATCCAATCATACTTAGTTGCAAAAAGATTATTTGGTGGTAAAGAGATTAGAGATAAAATCTATTCTCAAGATTATATTATGGATGTTGAAAAACAATATGACTTAATCAATAAACTAGAATATATCTTATCAGCAAGTACTAGATGGATGGTTAAATATTTAAAGAAAAACCAATTAGACTCAGCTCATATTTTAGATCACAAAAAAGAGTTATTCTCTTTACTAGAACAAGTACATAATCAGAAAATTGAAGTCTTGATTGAAGATGATGAAACATTTAATTTATTCTTCTCTGTAATTGATTATTTAAGATTTGCTATTCCAGCAATAGTTATTAGAAGTAGTACGAATCATCAATTTAAAGATGTAGTTATTGTATTTTATTCATTAATCCATGAGTTTAATATCTTGGATATAATTGTGGCATTAAATAAAATCAAAATTGCAAATAAGAACGATTTAGTACTTAGAAATCAAGTATTACAGTTTATTGAGTTTATTGTTGTTCATTACACTAAAAAAATATTAAACTTTCAAAGAATAAATGAAGAGGCAGATGTTGCTTTTTCAAATTTTATTAATAATGAAAAAGATACATTTTATAAAGTTCGAGATACTCTTGATACATTTATGACAAAAGACAATAAAGATATTAAAGAAATAGCAGTTACAGTTAATCAAATGATGGTTTCTTTACTATAA
- a CDS encoding UUP1 family membrane protein, with product MTEEKTENIWNIEAKISFSNKYRQSGVVSLILPSKQNGFLIINEESSSSNFGYTVQKINDIKKGIWSKREIEQGSQVLYYSIDVIKNKYTKVPVKKDFEQIIYKVDVSNPVILAAKSIIENVYEKSANSLTFTSILIDEFNHTNPSQATKLIKSNFMKSDKEKRDTLLKMIDYKGYKVRTVGALYLEDKMKNIDLVPMLEVFYKDKWQLFDINKGMIENNQDIFIWQRGSQFLLEAEGVKNSNVKFSITKNIVPARNAALVKDVKNQSALLDFSLFILPNETQNTFKFLLLVPLGALVVVFMRVFVGLKTSGTFMPILLSMAFIETQLVPGIIMFIVVVTMGLIVRSYMSYFNLLLVARISSVLIVVLAIMAFVAIMSEKLNLEYATSITFFPIIILSWTIERMSIIWEEEGAKEVFQQGGGSLIVSIIAFFAMTNSTLSFITFNFPEVLLAVLGLTILFGRYSGYRLSELHRFKSMVK from the coding sequence TTGACCGAAGAAAAAACAGAAAATATTTGGAATATAGAAGCTAAAATCTCATTTTCCAATAAATATAGACAAAGTGGAGTTGTTTCACTTATTTTACCTTCAAAACAAAATGGATTTTTAATCATAAATGAAGAATCAAGCTCATCAAATTTTGGTTATACGGTACAAAAAATAAATGATATAAAAAAAGGGATTTGGTCAAAAAGAGAGATAGAACAGGGCTCTCAAGTTTTATATTATTCTATTGATGTTATAAAAAACAAATATACTAAAGTTCCAGTAAAAAAAGATTTTGAACAAATAATATATAAAGTAGATGTATCAAATCCTGTTATTCTTGCTGCAAAATCTATAATTGAAAATGTTTATGAAAAAAGTGCAAACTCTTTAACTTTTACATCAATATTAATTGATGAATTCAATCATACTAACCCCTCGCAGGCTACAAAACTTATTAAATCAAATTTTATGAAAAGTGATAAAGAAAAAAGAGACACTTTACTTAAAATGATTGATTATAAGGGATATAAAGTAAGAACTGTTGGAGCATTGTATTTAGAAGATAAGATGAAAAATATAGATTTGGTCCCTATGTTAGAGGTTTTTTATAAAGATAAATGGCAACTTTTTGATATAAACAAAGGGATGATAGAAAATAATCAAGATATTTTTATTTGGCAAAGGGGTTCACAATTTTTATTAGAAGCTGAAGGTGTTAAAAACTCAAATGTTAAATTCTCAATAACAAAAAATATTGTACCTGCTAGAAACGCTGCATTGGTAAAAGATGTAAAAAATCAAAGTGCTCTTTTAGACTTTTCATTGTTTATTTTGCCAAATGAAACACAAAATACTTTTAAATTTTTACTTTTAGTTCCTTTAGGTGCGTTAGTTGTTGTTTTTATGAGAGTATTTGTTGGTCTAAAAACCTCTGGAACTTTTATGCCTATTTTATTATCAATGGCTTTTATTGAAACTCAATTAGTGCCTGGTATCATTATGTTTATTGTAGTTGTTACAATGGGACTTATAGTTAGATCATATATGTCTTATTTTAATCTTCTTTTAGTTGCTAGGATATCATCCGTATTGATTGTGGTATTGGCTATTATGGCATTTGTTGCAATTATGTCTGAAAAACTAAATTTAGAATATGCTACAAGTATTACTTTCTTTCCTATTATTATTCTTTCTTGGACAATTGAAAGAATGTCAATTATTTGGGAAGAAGAGGGTGCAAAAGAGGTTTTCCAACAAGGTGGAGGCTCTTTAATAGTATCAATAATCGCATTTTTTGCTATGACAAACAGTACACTTAGCTTTATAACTTTCAATTTTCCAGAAGTTTTATTGGCTGTTTTAGGATTAACTATTCTATTTGGAAGATACAGTGGATATAGATTAAGTGAACTACATAGATTTAAATCAATGGTAAAATAG
- the ybaK gene encoding Cys-tRNA(Pro) deacylase: MTPAVNLLKKNKIKFEIHKYDHDPDNTDFGKEAVEKLNLDANRVFKTLLTELTPKELVVCVIPVSKMLSLKDVASTFGVKKAQMANKDEAQKVTGYLLGGISPLGQKKRLKTAIDKSAFEFDTIYISGGKRGLDIEVNPNDLKKLLNAKEEKIST; this comes from the coding sequence ATGACACCAGCAGTAAATCTACTTAAAAAAAATAAAATAAAATTTGAAATACACAAATATGACCATGACCCAGACAATACAGATTTTGGAAAAGAGGCTGTTGAAAAGCTAAATTTGGATGCTAATAGAGTTTTCAAAACACTTCTTACAGAATTAACTCCAAAAGAGTTAGTAGTTTGTGTTATACCTGTATCAAAAATGTTAAGCTTAAAAGATGTTGCATCAACTTTTGGTGTAAAAAAAGCACAAATGGCAAATAAAGATGAAGCTCAAAAAGTAACAGGTTATTTACTTGGTGGAATTTCACCTTTAGGTCAAAAGAAGAGGCTTAAAACAGCTATTGATAAAAGTGCATTTGAGTTCGATACTATCTATATTAGTGGTGGAAAAAGAGGTTTGGATATTGAAGTTAATCCAAATGATTTAAAAAAGTTATTAAATGCCAAAGAAGAAAAAATAAGCACTTGA
- a CDS encoding RimK/LysX family protein, which produces MKHIFIILNIIILLSGCASNNQALEIKKTNKEKELEKQNKLLDKEIKKLKKENDEKVEQQTEPKVIIKEKTKIVVVEKSVTNDSKIVVGAAEYVYIPLLDLTLKARVDTGATTTSLHALDIKEFERDGEKWVKFKFENSKGKLTDWSLPVERIVSIKRHGMKNQQRYVVKIRINLGKISQLVDVSLTNREKFSYSALIGRNFLNGYAVVDVSKKYVTKPIKK; this is translated from the coding sequence ATGAAACATATATTTATAATATTAAATATAATTATTCTTTTATCTGGATGCGCTTCAAATAATCAAGCTTTAGAAATCAAAAAAACAAATAAAGAAAAAGAATTAGAAAAACAAAATAAACTACTAGACAAAGAGATAAAAAAACTAAAAAAAGAAAATGATGAAAAAGTAGAACAACAAACTGAACCTAAAGTTATAATCAAAGAAAAAACAAAAATTGTTGTGGTTGAAAAATCAGTTACAAATGATTCAAAAATTGTTGTTGGTGCTGCTGAATATGTTTATATTCCTTTATTAGATTTAACTTTGAAAGCTAGAGTTGATACTGGTGCAACAACTACATCTTTACATGCTCTTGATATAAAAGAGTTTGAAAGAGATGGAGAAAAATGGGTTAAATTTAAATTTGAGAATTCAAAAGGAAAATTAACTGATTGGTCTTTACCTGTTGAAAGAATTGTTAGTATTAAACGTCATGGTATGAAAAACCAACAAAGATATGTAGTGAAAATAAGAATTAATTTAGGAAAAATTAGTCAACTAGTTGATGTATCATTAACAAATAGAGAAAAGTTTTCTTATTCTGCATTAATAGGTAGAAATTTTTTAAATGGATATGCTGTAGTAGATGTCTCAAAAAAATATGTAACAAAACCTATTAAGAAGTAA
- a CDS encoding DNA alkylation repair protein, whose translation MAEQLKNVYTLKYIENLANKIKENCNSFDTINFINDIFDNTWEGLELKQRMRHIVFVLNKYLPFSYAKQLEVLKPVSKDFTGFEAMFFQDFVEVYGLDDFENSMKALEVFTQDSSSEFAIRQFIIKYENQTMNQMKIWAKSSNEHLRRLACEGCRPRLPWAIALPTFKENPTKVLEIIEILKNDTSKYFQKSVANNLNDISKDNPKLVIEFLSKNLGKNKSLDWICKHAARTLLKNGNKKVLELFGYVKSSHIKIIDFVLDKDVKLSEDLNFSFKLSSFETLGNVRVEYMIYYKKSNNTHNKKVFMISQNEIKTKEKLFTKKQSFKDMTTRKHYKGLHFISIVVNGEEKIKKEFNLL comes from the coding sequence ATGGCAGAGCAGTTAAAAAATGTTTATACTTTAAAATATATTGAAAATTTAGCTAATAAAATAAAAGAAAATTGTAATAGCTTTGATACAATAAATTTTATCAATGATATATTTGATAACACTTGGGAAGGTTTAGAACTAAAACAAAGGATGAGACATATTGTTTTTGTTTTAAACAAATATCTTCCTTTTTCCTATGCAAAACAACTTGAAGTTTTAAAGCCAGTATCAAAAGATTTTACTGGCTTTGAGGCTATGTTTTTTCAAGATTTTGTAGAAGTTTATGGATTAGATGATTTTGAAAACTCTATGAAAGCATTAGAGGTTTTTACTCAAGATTCAAGTAGTGAATTTGCTATAAGACAGTTTATTATTAAATATGAAAATCAAACAATGAATCAAATGAAAATTTGGGCAAAATCTTCAAATGAACATTTAAGAAGATTGGCTTGTGAAGGGTGTAGACCTAGGCTTCCTTGGGCTATTGCTTTACCAACTTTTAAAGAAAATCCTACTAAAGTTTTAGAAATCATCGAAATACTTAAAAATGATACAAGTAAATATTTTCAAAAAAGTGTTGCAAACAATCTAAATGATATCTCAAAAGATAACCCAAAATTAGTTATTGAGTTTTTGAGTAAAAATTTAGGAAAAAACAAAAGCCTTGATTGGATTTGTAAACATGCAGCAAGAACACTTCTAAAAAATGGAAATAAAAAAGTATTAGAGTTGTTTGGATATGTAAAATCTTCACATATAAAAATTATAGATTTTGTATTAGATAAAGATGTAAAACTCTCAGAAGATTTGAATTTCTCTTTTAAACTAAGTAGTTTTGAAACTCTTGGTAATGTTAGAGTTGAATATATGATTTATTATAAAAAATCAAACAACACACATAATAAAAAAGTTTTTATGATTAGTCAAAATGAAATAAAAACAAAAGAGAAATTATTTACAAAAAAACAAAGTTTTAAAGATATGACCACAAGAAAACATTACAAAGGGTTACACTTTATCTCAATTGTTGTAAATGGGGAAGAAAAGATAAAAAAGGAATTTAATTTACTATGA
- a CDS encoding alpha-L-glutamate ligase-like protein: MLFANPFKLKKLGIMGMNNRNINYIGRLNDRKNYPLVDNKLETKKIAELHNIAVPELLGFIKYQVEVNSFLDYIHGENGFVIKPAQGSGGKGILVILEHENGKYIKPSGEELNDQDIKRHISNILSGLYSLGGKNDTAVFEKLVDFDDNFDGFSYEGVPDVRVIVYRGYPALAMMRLSTSQSDGKANLHQGAVGVGIDIKTGKALSAVQFNRPVTNHPDTNKELKTLVVPYWNEILHLCARCYEMTDMGYLGADIVIDKQRGPLVLELNARPGLAIQIANDFGALKRFKQIDKIYGKHNTIDEKIEFSKTSFLED, translated from the coding sequence ATGTTGTTTGCAAACCCTTTTAAACTAAAAAAACTTGGTATAATGGGAATGAACAATAGAAACATAAACTATATTGGAAGACTAAATGATAGAAAAAATTATCCTTTAGTTGATAATAAACTTGAAACAAAAAAAATTGCAGAACTTCACAATATAGCTGTACCTGAGCTTTTAGGTTTTATAAAATATCAAGTTGAAGTAAACTCTTTTTTAGATTATATCCATGGTGAAAATGGTTTTGTAATCAAACCAGCACAAGGTAGTGGAGGAAAAGGAATCCTAGTAATTCTGGAGCATGAAAATGGCAAATATATAAAGCCAAGTGGTGAAGAGTTAAATGACCAAGATATAAAAAGACATATCTCAAATATATTAAGTGGTTTATACTCTTTGGGTGGAAAAAATGATACTGCTGTATTTGAGAAACTTGTAGATTTTGATGATAATTTTGATGGTTTTAGTTACGAAGGTGTTCCTGATGTAAGAGTTATTGTATATAGAGGCTATCCAGCACTTGCTATGATGAGACTTTCTACTTCTCAAAGTGATGGAAAAGCCAATCTTCACCAAGGTGCAGTTGGTGTAGGAATAGATATAAAAACAGGAAAAGCTTTAAGTGCAGTTCAGTTTAATCGTCCAGTTACAAATCATCCTGATACAAATAAAGAATTAAAAACATTAGTTGTTCCATATTGGAATGAGATATTACATCTATGTGCTAGATGTTATGAGATGACAGATATGGGATATTTAGGTGCTGATATTGTAATAGATAAGCAAAGAGGCCCTTTAGTTTTAGAATTAAATGCAAGACCAGGACTTGCTATACAAATAGCAAATGATTTTGGAGCCTTAAAAAGATTTAAACAAATTGATAAAATATATGGAAAACACAATACTATAGATGAGAAAATAGAGTTTTCAAAAACAAGTTTTTTAGAGGATTAA